The nucleotide window ttttgcagaatattagtttatttatggtcggagaaaaatatttatagcaaaataacccaatggattcttcgcaaaaatgagtttaaatctttatatttagtgctttacaagttaTTCAAattggtctcatctctgttggtgggtgagcccaggcttcatacattattgcccatggtcctttgtaGATTATAACTACACGATGAATTGGTCGATCCTTCTGGTGTGCCTGGTCAGCGTGACGAGCTGTCGGGCTGCGAGCCTGGAGCCACAGGAGAAAGAAAAGGGCTTCCTCGACTGGGTCAGCAATCTGCTGGGCGGCACCAGTACCACTGCCAGTCCTATTATAGCACATGATCCTCCCGCCAACTGCCCTGCTTGTCGTAAGTATTcaacttaaagaaaaaaacactcAAAGAGTGGGCCACTATATCCTTCAAAGGCTTTCATATCAAATTATATAAGTTACTCGCTTCCACCCGGCTCCCGACGGAGTTCCATTCGGCACCATCCATGGATTCATTCATATGTTTTAGcgtgaaataataacaaacacatCATCATAAAATTTCCTATTTATATTATCACCTATTATTACACCTAGTagtataacaatattttttacattgttaACATTACTTGCGTCATGAACCTATATGTTTTGAAGATAACGTAAGAGCTTGCGATATcgttgtaggtacctaagtctCAATCTTTTGCAGCTTTCTAGGGTATCATTTGATTATTTAGCTATGCGAAAGAAGCGGTGACTACTTACAAAATTCTGTAATATTTCAGAATGCGGTATAGCGCGGACCAAGCGTCGGATAGTCGGTGGTTACGAGACCAAAGAGCGCGAGTATCCCTGGATGGCGATGCTTATGTACAACGGACGTTTCTTCTGTGGAGCGTCTCTGATTAATGACCTGTATATCCTCACTGCTGCTCATTGTACTGGGTAAGAATCATGAAATCGACATAGGATTTTATGTTGGTATGGTGCCAAAGACAGATAGGAATTCAATAAGCAGAAGCAATGAGCATCAGAAAAAGGGAAAAAATCTTTCTGTAATGATGATTACATTGGCACATAATGAAATTTTACCAAGCCTAGGCAGAAAAGTTGAGATAGTCAAGAGATTTATTGATGAAATGGAAGATTAAATAAGTGAAGTGCCTTAATTTCTcacaaagtacctattttatttaccaactGCTGCCAGCAACACAATTACattgagaacaaaatcactattGAGTGGTTGATGCCAATTTGTTGGTGCCTATGGATACCCACTGATTTTAGCATATTATCTTAGCCTAGGTGAAATGTTGATTATGCGTGCAGTGTTGGCTCCAAGCCACTTGCACTCTGTCGTACGCATCTAAATGCTTTTGTTAATACTAAATAGGTGCAAATCGCAGTGATCTGATTATAGAAATGTCGTTTTCACCTGGTTTTCAAATGGATAGCTTTTGGTACCGTtgatattacctacctactgttgAACGCCGTCCCAGGAATTTTCCTGTTCggtaaacataaaatatctcACACTTTAATAGATAGGTTCTTAACTAGGATCTTGAACTTGAAATTCTGGAAAGATAGTACAGAATTAACGTCGAAGCCAACGCCTTGTCGACGGCATCGATTTATCTTGAGACGTTGATTCTGGGAGACATTCAGAGTTTACGAATAATCTACTGCTATAGCACAAGTGGTGGTGTATTTTATTGCTATCCGATCCACATAACTGAATTCTCCTTTTCAACTCCACAGCTACCGCAAGGAGCGTCTCACAGTGCGCTTATTGGAACACGACACGACCAACCGCAATGAGACAAAGACCATTGACAGGAAGGTCTCGGCGGTTATACGTCACCAGCGTTACAACCCTGGCACTTATGACAACGATATAGCTCTCATGAGGCTTGATGAAAGGGTGAGTAGCTATAAATATGTACCTTAGCAGATATTAGCAGGCAGCAGTAGGTAGGTGGTCTACCAGTTGGAAACAATGAAAGGATACAGGTTTTTGCAGAGTAAGGAAGGAAGGAAAACTTAGAATTAGGTATACCATGTAATAATTTAGCTGTAAACGAAAATGCGGTTAGAATCAGGGATATTTCTCAGAAACATTGTCCAGGAATTTCTAAATGAGGAGAACCGTTGGGTCTTTCATGTTAATATGCTCGTAGGCTAAGCATAAATAgattattattcatatttctATTTACCTCTGCATTTTAAACAATATTCTCTGTATATAACACATTGTCAttagaaaaacttgcctatatGTCGTTTATTAGAAGCACTATTGCGTCGATTTATATACCCTACTCGTATCTGGTCAAGTGAACATTCTTAGTCCATTATTTTGAACATTTCTCAACCGTTGAGTTAGAAGCAGATAAATCATTCAATCTTGTCACGACCAATTTTATGTCTCTATTTATCCGTTCCACTCAATAAAACCATTTACGTGAACAAAATAGATACCTATCTCGCGCACACTTAAATACCTACtgtttgttttgaaattgaattgCGTGACAATAGAGATAAATCCGGACTTTCCAGTGCTGAAATTCCTCATCGCTAACGAATTTCTTTATGAAACACTCTCGATTGGCATgaaacatacaataaataaattctgccTGTAGGTCCATAATTGAGATTTATATttggcaataataataaaaaaaaatatataataaaaatgtttattctctCATCACAAATTACATCTTGACAAAAAGCGCTTAATCTAATTAATAGTCAGAGTACAAAAATTTGTGTGAGACTGGTGCCCGAAATAGGTATGCAATACCTCTGTGTTACGGGTCACCAGGCCCCTGGGATTGTTAGTTCCAATTATTATTGTCATTAGatcaagtacctatttaattatttaatttattttagtgtgatgaatttttattaaattaaattataacttatTATCCTAATATAttaatcaaaaataacaaaaataaaaaataaaaataatggatatACAAGAGTGTGTGCACGTGTGTGTGTGGGTGGGTGTGTGTgcatgtgtgtgtatgtgtatatgtgtgtgtgtgtgtgtgtgtgtgtgtgtgtgtgtgtgtgtgtgtgtgtgtgtgtgtgtgtgtgtgtggctgTGGGTGTGTGTGTAAGTGATGTGTGTGTcctgtgtgtgtttgtttgtcagTGTGTTTCTATGACTAATAATATGCATTAGCAAATTGCTTTTAGCATACTTTCAGTAGTCTGGTAATCTAAGGTTTTCAACCATTTGCTTAGGATGTGTTTACAGTGTGATTTCGTAAGAGGATATATTGATAGTTTAGTATTTACTTTGTTATACAGATAAGCTCCGAGATAACAGTAAAATCTTTCTGAGAGACTGGTGTGACATGAGGTTGTCGGGCAGACCTTTCCCTTTCTACGCTTATCCTTATTTAAATTTGGATCATAAACCAACTGAGAATGCTTTTTCAGCAAAATAGTCAATATAAAGAGCTGCCTTACCGAAAGAACATCCCAGCGTTTATATAAATCTGAAGTAGGGTATTGGTAGGATAGTCCAGCGGCAACCTTGAGTATTCCTCTCTGCGCTCTTTCCATTTCCAACATGTGTACTTTTCCTGCCCCTCCCCAAGCAATTATGCAATAGTTGATTATTGACTGACATAGAGCAAAATATACCATTTTGGTAGTTCTGATGTCAACCACATGTcttagaattttgaaaatatatagtAATTTACGAACTCTCGTTACAAGAATATCTATGTGAGGTTTAAAAGTTAAAGTTTGATCTATGTGAACGCCAAGATACTTAATGACTGTAGTTCTTTCTAACATATTTTGGCAGAGGCAAGATGATAAGCCCAAGTTGGCACATGTATGCGCAAGAATGCCCAGGGAAGTCGCGGGTAGCAGATTACTCTTAGGTGCAAAGGCTATATATTTAGTCTTTTCTACATTAAGTGACATAATATTATGCTGCAGCCATTGGCATACTAGATTAAAACCTCTCTGAGCACTGCTAAAAACTTCCTCCCACGAGCAACCGCTGAAGAAAAGCGCTGTATCGTCAGCAAAGGAAAATACTCTACCCTGACTAATTTGTATTTGGCAGAGGTCATTCATATACACTAGGAAAAGAGTAGGCCCAAAAACGCTTCCCTGAGGCACGCCATAGTGCATAGGTAGTTCTTCTCTAAGCCAGTCATCAACCTTTACACGTTGCTTTCTTTCTTGCAAGTAATCTGTGAATAGCTGCAAGGTGAGGCCCCTGACACCAATTCTTTCAAGTTTTTGTAAAAGTATTGCAATTGGGACCGTGTCAAAGGCCTTTGCCAGATCAAGGAAGATGGCAATACACTTTTTCTTGTTATCAATACTTGATATGACAGTGTCAGTGAGTTCATGCACAGCATCTGCGGTGGATCTGCCTGGTCTAAACCCAAATTGTGCTGGTGAAAGAAGCGAGTTAGTTTCAAGAAAGTTCATGAGGCGTTTATTAATAAGTCGTTCTAGTATTTTGGACAATGTGGGAAGGATTGATATTGGTCTATAATTATAAATGCAATTTTTGTCGCCACTTTTATATATAGGGATGATGGCTTAATCTGCCTTGACCTACTCTTTGGACCTAATGTACCTATCCTTATTGATTTTTCTCTTGTTTCTTTTCAGCTGGATTTAAGCAGCGCAATAAAGCGAGTGCGCAGAGATGGAGACGCCACGACTGAAGCCAGTTCTAGCAGCACCACTGAAGAACCCTCCACTGCGGCCCCAGAAGTTGATGACGTCAGAGTGCGGCCTGTCTGCCTGCCCACCCCTGGACTGTCTTATACCCGCCAGTGCGGTGTCGTCATTGGTTGGGGGGTTACTGATGAAGGAGGTTCCATTTCTAATACTTTACAAGAGGTATGTATTCTGGAACGAATTGAAATTGGTAGGTAGCCTTGGGAGGTCTTTATGAGTAGGTAGGTTCCGGAGGACCTGTGTGTATTTCGTGATATACCTACGTACTGTCTGTACTTTGTACGTATCTGTCTTACACAACAGAGGTCAAGTCTTTAACATTAGGATTTACCTGAATCTTTCAATTTCAATACACAATCTGTGAAAAATAAACCCAAATCTACATTCTCAGGTGAAAGTGCCAATAGTATCAAACGCTGAATGCAAGGACCGTTCATACGGCAGACGAGTGACTGACAACATGATGTGTGCGGGCGAGCCTGATGGCGGCCGTGACGCTTGCCAGGGTGACTCCGGCGGACCGCTACATGTGTTCAACGAGACCACTGAGAAGTATCAGGAAGTCGGTTAGTTGAGCAATTTGGTAACTTATGAGCATTTGGGCGTTTACTTGCTAGCAGAATGGAGCTAATGAAATACCTCACGGAGCGTAATTAGTTTAGTTTTTGATAATTATGAGATCTTCTTTACTAGATCCAGAAAGACTTGCAAAGCCTCTTTTAATGTTACAATTTCAGTTTCCCCAATAAAAGGCACATACTAGAGTACTTAAAGTTAAAGTAGTAGTTTTTCCAATCCAAACtagattattttcttttcaaactATTGAGTTTGGAACCAATGTACGCAAAATCGGAATATAGGCACCTGCATTTTTATGCCAGTTGCTGTAAATCCCACGAACCCATTTGAATTCACAATTCCCAGCATGACGGTAGCCTAATTCGTAATTTACGTGTTCCAGGTGTGGTGTCTTGGGGCGAAGGTTGTGCCAGACCAGACAAATACGGAGTGTACTCCAGGGTGAACCGATACCTGACGTGGATCAAGAGCAACACGGCCGATGCCTGCTACTGCGACTGAACACGAAAACTTTACTTCTGAAAGTGACGCGACAAAGTTATGAATAAAATTCTAATTCACTCTGGTTTACACTCTCGCCTCGCGCCTCGCCTCGTACCTCGTCTAGCAGCTCGCGAGGTAGCGAGTGCCCGTTTACACTCTCGTGCCTTCGGTTTGCGTTGAACCAGCAACGCTCCGAGGCGAGCGCCGCGAGTGGCGAGGCGAGGCGCGAGGAAGCGTTTACACTCTCCCCTCGCGGCTCGCCTCGCCACTCGCGCGAGATTGTAAAAGGATTACCTATGAATTGGACGTTTCGTGTACCTACCGCAGCGGTGTTGGCACCGCACACGCTTTATAAGTCACACGGTTGCCGCAACGCACATTTGGTATCAAAACCAGTGAGCATCCGTTTGCAGAACGACAAACGCATCGTTGCCACATCGCAGCTATCCGACACGAAGCTTCCAATTCAAAATGTTCaagttatcaaaataaaaatgccatATTGGCGTACCGGACCATGACAAAATGTTCTATAAAACGGTCCCCTATCATGACTACTTAATCTTCAGATCGTCTTACGATAAACTTCGACTTTTCACAAgtttccaaattattttctttgttgcaTCATCGAGTATTGCTCCACATGCTATGACTATTACGTGACATTCACATATTTCTGCGTTATCGAATCTTGAATAACGAAAATCGTATTAGGTACCTAGTACTTTGTAGAATAAGCTACCATCCACAATATGCATTTACTGCACCTaaacattcttaaaaaaaataccaaactaTGTTCtacaagtttatttttcttcatgtCCATTTAAGATGTGAATTTTTATACGAGATTCTCTAAGCAGAATTAATTGCTATGAAGCCAATTTCAGGGGTTTTCAAATCATTgcttatatttttgtaactttgtCACCTGACTTtcctttatgttttaattaagcACTCtgaatttacaattaattagtatttatttaataaattatgtggaaatcatattgtttgttttacacTCTACAACCTTTATAGCACAGGTATGTCATTTCTGCTTCAtc belongs to Helicoverpa zea isolate HzStark_Cry1AcR chromosome 11, ilHelZeax1.1, whole genome shotgun sequence and includes:
- the LOC124634520 gene encoding trypsin-1-like, translated to MNWSILLVCLVSVTSCRAASLEPQEKEKGFLDWVSNLLGGTSTTASPIIAHDPPANCPACQCGIARTKRRIVGGYETKEREYPWMAMLMYNGRFFCGASLINDLYILTAAHCTGYRKERLTVRLLEHDTTNRNETKTIDRKVSAVIRHQRYNPGTYDNDIALMRLDERLDLSSAIKRVRRDGDATTEASSSSTTEEPSTAAPEVDDVRVRPVCLPTPGLSYTRQCGVVIGWGVTDEGGSISNTLQEVKVPIVSNAECKDRSYGRRVTDNMMCAGEPDGGRDACQGDSGGPLHVFNETTEKYQEVGVVSWGEGCARPDKYGVYSRVNRYLTWIKSNTADACYCD